The sequence below is a genomic window from Amycolatopsis sulphurea.
TTCGCGGACATTCTTCCCCTGTTCGGCGAACGCCTTGAATCCTGCATGTGCTGCGACTGCTTGCGGAAGGCGGGGCATCAGCTGCCCCATCAGCCGTATCGGCAGGCTGTCGAATCGGTATTCGCTCTCCCAGAGCGTCGTCTCCGGATCGGCTTCGGTCAGCCGATCGCGCAAGGCGCTCCACCTGCCCGCGCCGGCGATCTCCCGGTCGAAGTGAACGACGACCTCGGTGGGGATCTCGTGCAGGTCTGCCGGATTCCGGCGGGTGATCGTTTCGGTGCGCTCGATCTTGCGCTTC
It includes:
- a CDS encoding SRPBCC family protein; its protein translation is MCATKDTNSIEIALPREKVAQLLADPAQIPKCLCGVVLHEPVSETHGQPGTESRVVMQSGKRKIERTETITRRNPADLHEIPTEVVVHFDREIAGAGRWSALRDRLTEADPETTLWESEYRFDSLPIRLMGQLMPRLPQAVAAHAGFKAFAEQGKNVREGRN